One Candidatus Methylomirabilota bacterium genomic window, TGCTCTTGGGCGGCTCGACGTTGGCGTACATGGCGAGGTTCCAGCCGAGGCCGCCGTGCGGCTCGCCCGGCGTGTTGCCGCCGAACGTCCAGTTCTTGTTGTCCATCAGGTTGACCGGGATGTTCTGCACCGGGAGATACACGAGCCCGGTCATCGGGTTGAACGACATCGGGTGCCAGTTGTGCGCGCCGTAGGGGCTCGGGATGATCTCCCGCGGCCGGTCCACGAGACGCGCCTCCGGCGTCTCCATCGGGCGGCCGTCCTTGTCGTAGCCGGTGGCCCAGTTCACGCCCTCCACGAAGTTCTTGGCCGAGATGAACTTGCCGTTGGTCCGGTCGATCACGAAGAAGAAGCCGTTCTTGGGCGCGTGGAGGATGACCTTGCGCGGCGCGCCGCCGATCTTGAGATCGGCGAGGATCATCGGCTGCGTCGAGGTGAAGTCCCAGTTCTCGCCCGGCGTCTCCTGATAGTGCCAGACGTACTTCCCGGTGTCGGGGTTGAGCGCGACGATCGAGCCGAGGTAGAGATTGTCGCCGCCCGCCGGGCTCCGCTTGCTCCGCGCCCACGGGGAGCCGTTGCCCGTGCCGATGTACATGAGGTTGAGATCAGGGTCGAACGTCATCGTGTCCCACGGCGTGCCGCCGCCGCCGGCCTCCCAGTACTTCCCGCTCGGGTCCCACGTCTTGGCGGCCTTGGCCATCGACGCGTCCTCGAAGGGCTTGGAAGGATCGCCGGGCACGGTGAACCAGCGCCAGCGTTGGGCGCCGGTGGCCGCGTCGTAGGCGGTGACGTAGCCGCGTACGCCGTACTCGGCGCCGCCGTTGCCGATGATGACCTTGTCCTTGTAGACGCGGGGGGCGCCGGTGATGGTGTAGGAGCGCGCGCGGTCGATGATGGTGTCCTTGCTCCAGAGCACCTGCCCGCTCACCGCGTCCAGCGCGACGAGCCGGCCGTCGTAGGTCGCGACGTAGACGCGGCCCTTGTAGACGGCCACGCCGCGGTTCACCACGTCGCAGCAGCCCTTGTAGCCCGCCTCGCGCGGCACGTCGGGATCGTAGGTCCAGAGGCGCTTGCCGTTGCGCACGTCGATAGCGTGGACGACGCTCCAGGAGGCGCTCACGTACATCACGCCGTCGACCACCAGGGGGGTGGCCTCGACGCCGCGCCGGGACTCGAGGTCGTACGCCCACACGAGGCCCAGCACCTTGACGTTGTCCGCGTTGATCTGGGTGAGCCGGCTGAAGCGCGTCTCCGCGTAGTCCAGCCCGTGGCTGGGCCAGTCACGCGACGTCCGCGCGTTGGCCCGGATGAAGGCGCCGTCGACCTTGCCCGCCGAGATCTTGATCCGCTCGGGCGGGGTGTTCTCCATCTTGCCCTGGGCGGAGGCGCCACCGATGAGGGCGCCGAGGGTGAGTGCCGCGAGAGCCGTTGAGAGCGCACGCTTCATGGGCCCCTCCTTCTGGAACGACGCCGGTGTCAGGATCCGGAAGGCTCGCCCGACGATCCTGCCAGAGCCACGGCACGAGGTCAACGCGGGTATACTCGGCACGCATGGGTGCGTGCACTCGGCGGGCATTCCTGGGGGCGGTCGGCTCAGCCGCGCTCGCTTCACGTTTGGCACTCGCCTTCGTGCTGACCGGGTGATCCTGTGTCGCGGGCCGCGCTAGAGCGAGCGCACCACCTTCAGGACGTCGCCGGGATCCGGCCGCACCTGGAAGTTGTGGGCGACCTTGAACCAGCGCACCGTTCCGTCGCGATCGACCACGATGGTGGCGGGCTTCGGCACGTCCTCGCCGTTGGGACCGCCCGCCGAGTGGATCAGGCCGTAACGGCGGGCCACCGCGAGATCACGGTCGGCGAGGAAGCGGTAGTCGAGGTGCAGCCCCTCCGCCACCTGCTGGCTCCGCTCGTTGGAATCGGGCGAAATCGCGACGATCTCCACGCCGGCCTGCTCGGCCTCCGACAGCTGGGCTCCAAGACCTTGGAGCTCGGCCATGCAGAAGGGTCACCAGTAGCCGCGATAGAAGATGACGATGACCGGCTTCTTCCCGCGATAGTCCGCGAGGGTCACGGGCCGGCCGGCCGCGTCAGGCAACGTGAAGTCCGGCGCCGCTTCGCCCATGCGGAACGCGAGCGGCGTGTCGGGTACCCGCGCGCCGACGAAGTCGAACCAGGCGCCCGCGACCAGGAGCAGGCTCGAGATGAAGAGGGCCACCCACGAGGGCCAGCGCGGCCGGTAGCCACGCCAGAGGGCGAAGATCGGCAGGAAAGTGGCGAGCGCGAACGCGATCACGTAACCCTCGGGATGATTGCGCACGATGGGCACGCCGAGGAGCATCACGTACGCCGCGATGGCGCCGAAGGCGATGACGACGCTCAGGAGCGCGAGACGCAGACCGGATCTCACGGCCGTCATTCTCTCACGCTCCCCTGGAAGACCTCGGCCAGGCGGCGTATCCCCGCGCCGATCTCGGACTCGCTCAAGGACGCGTAGCCGAAGAGGAGGCCCGCGCGTCGGGGCGGCTCCACGTATGACGGCGCCACCGAGTAGATGCCCACGCCCGCCTTCGCGGCGCGCGCGATGGCGGACGGAAGCTCCGCCGGGCGCAGGCCGTTGAGCCAGACCACGAGGTGCACGCCGGTGTTCTCTCCCGCGATCTCCACGCGGTCGCCAAAATGGTGGCGCAGCGCCTCGATGAGGGCCCGCCGCCGCCTCGCATTCCGGCCGCCCGCGCGGCGGAGATAGCGCTCGTACCGGCCGCTCGTGATCAGCTCGGCCAGTGCCTCCTGGTAGAGCGGCGCCGAGAAGCGATCGGCCACCCACTTCGCGGCGAGGAAGGCGGGCACGAGCGGGCGCGGCAGCACGAGATAGCCCACACGCAGAGCCGGGAACAGCGTCTTCGAGAACGACCCGAGGTAGAGGGTCCGCTCGTCACGGTCGAGGGACTGGAGCGCCTCCAGCGGGTGGCCTTCATAGCGGAACTCGCTCACGTAGTCGTCCTCGACCACCCAGGCGCCGACGCGCGCCGCCCACTGGAGGAGGGCGAGGCGCCGATGCAGCGGCATGATGACCCCGCTGGGGAACTGATGGCACGGCGTCACGTAGGCAAGGCGGGGCCGCTGGGCCGCGGGCGGGAGTTTGCTCGTGTCGAGACCGTCACCATCGACGGGCACACGCAACAGGCGCGCGCCCACCGCCTCGAAGGGAATGGTGGCGCCGGGGTAATGTGGCTCCTCCACGACCGCGCCGTCGCCCGGGCCGAGGAGCACGCGCGCGATCAGGTCCAGCGCCTGCTGCGTCCCGTTCACGATGAGGATGCGGTCGGGATCGCTCACCACGCCGCGGGCGCGTCCGAGATACTCGCTGAGGGCCTCCCGCAGCGGGCGGTGGCCCGCGGGGCCGCCGTAGCCGAGCGCGTCGGAGGAGGTGCGGCGGGCCCGCGCGGCGAGAAGACGTCGCCAGATCACGCGCGGGAACTCGTCCACCGCGGGCCGGCCGTAGCGGAAGTCGTAGCGCAGCGCCGGGCGCGCGGCCGGCGGCTGCGGCGCGAGCTGAAGCCGCTCGGTCAGACGCCGGGCGTACGCGGACACCGCCGCCGGGCGCGGCGCCGCGGCGGGACGGGCCGACACGGGAGCCAGGCGCGGCGCCGGCACGCGCGCCACGGACGTGGCGCCACGGTGACGGCTCACCAGGTACCCCTCGGCGGCGAGCTGCTCGTAGGCCAGCATGACGGTGTTGCGCGACACTCCCAGATCACGTGCGAGAGCCCGAGTCGACGGGACCCGCGCGGTGGGGCCGAGCCGGCCCGCACGGATCATCCCCTTCAGCGCGTGATAGACGCGGCGATAGAGCGGCCCGCTCGCCTCGCGCAGGTTCAGCAGCATGGCATCTCGCCTCCTCGGAGCGTTCCGAATCTGGCCCCTTCCATCCAGTCGAAACTGGCCCTTTCACAGGGCCAGGGGCGGGACTAGGATACCCGAGACAAGGAGGTTCGACGATGGCAACCAAGGCGGACGATCTGGCGACCCTCGAGACCCTCAACCGTGGCTATCTCCTCGCCGCCGAGAAGCGCGACGTGGCCTGGTACGCGGAGCACCTGGCGGAGGACTATCGCGCCACCAACCCGGACGGCTCCTTCGTGGACAAGGCGGGGTTCCTGGCCCGCTTCGCCAAGCCCCACACCATGACGGATCTCCGCGCGCCCGAGGTGCGCATCCAGCACCTCGGCGACACCGCGCTCATCCACGCGAGCTTCGAGGACACGCGGCCGGACGGCAGCCACGGCCGCGGGCGGTACACCGACATCTGGCAGCGGCGGAACGGGCGCTGGCTCTGCGTCTCCGCCCACTTCACGAGGTGCTGATCATGGCCACCGCGACCACGACAACGGACCAGGCCGCCCTCGAGGCGCTCAACCACGAGTACATCCGCTCGGTCAGCGAGGCCGACGTGCGCTGGTTCGACGCGAACCTCTCGGACGACTTCGTCAACAGCAATCCCGACTGCTCGCTGGTGGACCGCGCGGGATTCCTCGCCCAGATCGGCCGCGGCTCCAGCGTGAAGAGCCTCGCCATCGAGGACGTGCTGGTCCGCGTGCTGGGGGACGTCGCATTGATCCATGCGCGGACGACGTACCTGAAGGCCGATGGCCAGCCGGGCGCGGGACGCTACACGGACGTGTGGCAGAAGCGCGGCGGACGCTGGATCTGCGTGGCCGCGAACGTCACGCGGCTCTAGCCGAGGCGGAAGCCCTCGTAGCCCTTGGCGGCGACCTCGTCGCACTTCTGGCGATACAGGCCCACGCCGCCCACGTAGGGCATGAAGACGCGCGGCTTGCCGAGCACGTTGGCGCCCGTGTACCAGGAGGCGGCCTTGGGATACAGCGTCATGTGGCCGACCGCGTTGACGTGGTCCACCCAGGCGTCCTCCGACTCCGGCGTGGCCTCGATGGTCGCCCGGCCGCGGGCGCGGAGATAGGCCATGCAGTCGGCGATCCAGTCCACGTGCTGCTCGATGGACACGAGCATGTTGCTGAGCACCGACGGGCTGCCCGGCCCGGTGATCGCGAAGAGGTTGGGGAAGCCGGCCACCGTCAGGCCCAGATAGGTGCGCGGGCCCGCTGACCACTTGTCCTTGAGGCTGATCCCGTCGCGGCCCCGGATGTCGATGCGGAGCAGCGCGCCGGTCATGGCGTCGAAGCCGGTGGCGAAGACCAGGCTGTCGAACGTGTAGCGGCCCGCCGCGGTGCGGAGGCCGTCGGGGGTGATCTCCTCGATGGGCGCGGTGCGCACGTCCACCAGCGTGACGTTGTCCCGGTTGAACGTGGCGTAATAATCCGTATCGACACAGAGCCGCTTGGTGCCGAGGGGGTACGTCTTCGGCGTGAGCAGCTCGGCCACCGCGGGATCGCGCACGATCGCGTGGATCTTCTGGCGGAAGAACGCGGCCGCGGTGTCGTTGGCCTCCTGGCTGATCTGGATGTCGAGGTAGGTCGCGGCGAAGCCGAGCCCGCCGCGCTGCCAGCGCTTCTCGTACTCGCGCTCGCGCTCCTCGGCGGAGACGGAGAGCGCGGACACGTCGTTCCGCTCGATCACGAAGCCCACGCGCGACTCGCGCGCGGCCTGCCGATGGGTGGGATACTCGGCCTTCCAGCTCCGCTGGTACTCCGGGTCCATGGGCACGTTGCGCGCGGGCACCGAGTAGTTGGGCGTGCGCTGGAACACGTAGAGATGCGCGGCCTGCTTCGCGATGATGGGGATGGACTGGATCGCGGACGAACCAGTGCCAATAATACCCACTTGGAGTCCGGTGAAGTCCACTCCTTCGTGGGGCCAGCTCCCGGTGTGATAGCGCGCGCCCTTGAACGTCTCGACGCCCTTGAAGGGCGGCACCTGGAGATCGGACAGGCACCCCGTGGCCATGACGCAGAAGCGCGCGGACACGAGGTCGCCGCGGTCGGTGCGCACCGTCCACCGGCGCGCGGCCTCGTCGAAGGCGGCCGAGACCACGTTCGTCTCGAATTGGATGTCCCGCTTGAGGTCGAAGCGGTCGGCCACGTGATTGGCGTACTTCAGGATCTCGGGCTGCGAGGCGTAGCGCTCCGTCCACTCCCATTCCTGCTCGAGCTCCGGAGAGAACGAGAAGGAGTAGTCCATGCTCTCGACGTCGCAGCGCGCGCCGGGGTAGCGGTTCCAGTACCAGGTGCCGCCCACCCCCTTGCCCCGCTCGAACACCTGCGCGGAGAAGCCGAGCCCGCGGAGGCGATGCAGCATGTAGAGGCCGGCGAAGCCAGCGCCGACGATCACCGCGTCCACGTCCCGTGCCCCCGTCGCATCAGCCACGCGCTCTCCTCTTGGTTGCCGGCGCCACGTGCCGGTAGGCCTGCTCCACCAGCGCCGCCACCTGCGTCCAGCTCGGTCGTCCATCGATCCGCACGCCCACCCAGCCCCGGATGCCCACGTAGGGCGGCCGGAAGAATCGCGCGGGATCGGCCTTCACCAGCGCCTCCTGCTCGCCCAGCGGCGCGGGCAGCCACACCGCGAGATGGTCGGCGCCGTGGTGGTGATTGTCCAGCTGAGCGAAGAGCCGCCCCCCCACCCGCCACGTGGGCTCGCCCCACGCCACCTTCTCACTGGTGTCCGGCAGCGCGAGGCAGATCGCGCGCAGCCGCCCGATGGGATCGGCCCCTACCCTCGCCCCGGCCGGCTTCCCGGCCGGCCGCCGACCCCCCCGTTGCGTGGCCATAGGACACTTGTTATAACAAGCCTCACCATGGCCGTCCACCGGCTCGAGCCTGGTCCACCCTCTCTCTATTTCCAGCTGCACCAGCACCTGGTGGAGCGGATCCGGGCCGGCGAGTTCGGGCCCTCGGTTCCCCTCCCCACCGAGATGGAGCTGTGCGAGCAATATGGTGTGAGCCGGATCACCGTTCGGCGCGCCCTCGACGCGCTCGCCGACGAGCGGCTCATCTCGCGCCGGCGCGGCGTCCGCACCTTCGTGGTGGAGCCCCCCGTGAAGTCGGTCGCCCTGACCGGCTCGCTCGACGACGCCCTCTCCTACTCCGGCAATCTCTCGCTGAAGCTGCTCTCGACGGAGGAGGTGCGGCCCTCGCCGGTGGTCGCGCAGGCGCTCCGGCTGGACGCCGGCGAGTCGGTGCGGCGGCTCGAGGCCATCGCGGCGTCCGCGGGCGAGCCCTTCGCTTATGCGGAGTATTACCTGCCCCGCGCGGTCAGCGCCCTGTTCGATCCGACCGACCTCCAGGCCCGGGTGCCCGTTCTCCGCGCCATCGAGCAAAAGCTGGGGCGGCGCATCACCAGCGCCAGTCAGACGGTGGAGCCGGTCATCGCCGATCGCGCGGTGGCCGACTATCTCGGCATGAAGCCGCGCGCGCCCCTCCTCAAGGTCGTGCGCACCTACTTCACCGCGGAGGACACGCCGGTGAAGACCGACGTCGTCCGCTATCACCCGGAGCGCTATCGCTACACCGTGCAGCTCTTCTCGAGGAGAGAGACATGAAGATCAGCGCGTTCCACCTGATGCCCCATCGCGAGCTGCCCGCCGACTTCGAGCAGAAGTACGAGTCCGTGTGGGTGACGCCGCCCTGGCACGAGCTGGCCGAGCCGAAGCGAGTGGGCCAGTACTACAACTGGACGCTGGACGAGCTCCTGTTCGCCGCGCGCGCCGGCTTCGACGGCGTGTGCACCAACGAGCATCACCAGAACGCCTACGGCTTCATGCCGAGTCCGAACATCATGGGCGCGGTGATGGCGAAGGCCACGAACGGGTCCAACGTCGCCATCGTGCAGATGGGCGCCACGCTGCCCACCTCAAACCCGCCCATCCGCGTCGCCGAGGAGTACGCGATGCTCGACTGCATCAGCGGCGGGCGGCTCGTGGCGGGCCTGCCGCTCGGCAGCCCGATGGACGTGAACTTCTGCTACGGCATCACGCCCATGGAGCACCGCGAGCGCTACCGCGAGGCCTTCGCGCTCACGCTGAAGGCCTGGCAGTCGCGCGAGATCTTCGCCTGGAACGGGCGCTACTTCCAGCTCGCCAACGTGAATCTCTGGCCGCGCCCCATCCAGCAGCCGCACCCGCCGGTATGGGTGCCGGGCTCGGGCAGCATCAGCACGTTCGACTTCGCCGTGGAGCATGACGTCTGCTACTGCTTCCTGTCCTACTCGGGCGCGAAGGCGGCGAAGTCGATGATGGACGGCTACTGGCAGGTCGTGACGGATCGCGGCAAGGACGCCAATCCCTATCGCGCGGGCTTCCTCCAGCTCGTCACCGTGGCCGAGACCGACGCCCAGGCCGAGGAGAAGTACGCCAAGCACGTCGAGTACTTCTATCACAAGTGCCTGCACTGGCCGCCGCAGTACCTCTCGCCGCCGGGCAATCAGGACTACCGGAGCCTCGTGTCCGCGGTGGCCAAGCCCCTCCGCTACGCGGTGGACCCGAAGGCGCTCCGCTATCGCGACTTCGTGGAGAAGGGCTACGTCATCTCGGGCAGCCCGGCCACCGTGCGCGATCGGCTGAAGGAGGAAGTGGTGAAGGGGCTCAACGTGGGCAATCTCATGGTGCTGCTGCAGATCGGCTCCATGCCCCACGAGCTCACGCTCGAGAATATGGACCTGTTCGCCAAGAAGGTGTTGCCCGAATTGCGCGGCTGCTGGAACGAGGAGGGCTGGGTGAATCACTGGTGGCCGGCCGGGCTGCGCGACGCGGTGCCCGCCGCGGTGCCCGCGGGCGCGGCGAGCCGGGCATGATCCGCGAGCAGACGCTCTCCGTCTGGCAGAACCGCGTGCGCATGCGCGTGCTCTCGGACGGCGCGGGCCCGCCGCTCGTCTACTACCACGGGCCCTGGGGCCTCACCTGGGACCCGTTCCTGGGGGAGTTGGCCACGCGCTTCACCGTCTACGCGCCCGAGCATCCGGGGACGTCCCCCAGCGCGCACGACGACATCTATCACCTCGACAATCTCTGGGATCTCGTCCTCTGCCACGAGGAGCTCCTGACCGCGCTCAAGCTGGACGCGGTGGCGATGGCCGGCCACTCCTTCGGCGGCATGGTGGCGTGCGAGATGGCCGCGGCCTACCCGCGCCGCGTTCGCCGCTTGGCCTTGATCGCGCCGCTGGGATTCTGGCGAGATGCCGAGCCGGTGAAGAACTGGATGATGGTCAACCCGACGGACATGCCGGGCTGGGTGTTTCGCGATGCCGGCAGCGAGGCGGCGAAGGCGATGATCGGGCCCACCGAGCCGCCGGACGCCGCGGCCGCCGCGCGCGTGAAGCTCATGTGGGCCATGGGCGCGACGGGCAAGTTCCTCTGGCCCATTCCCGACAAGGGGCTCAAGAAGCGCATCCACCGAGTGACCGCGCCCACGCTCCTCGTGTGGGGCAAGGACGATCGCATTCTACCGCCGGTTTACGCCGACGAATTTACACAGCGCATCCCGGGCGCGCGGCTGCAGACGGTGGCCGACGCGGGGCATGCGCCCCAGGTCGAGCAGCCGGGCGCGGTGGCGCGCATCGTCGGCGAGTTCCTGGGCGGATGACGCGCGCATGAAAGACCGGACGCTGCGCGGCAAGGTCGTCCTCGCGGGCATCGGCGAGACCACGTACTACAAGCATGGCCAGGCGCCCGCGTCCGAGTTCCAGCTCGCGCTGGAGGCGATCCTCAAAGCCTGCCACGACGCTGGCATCGATCCACGTGAGGTCGACGGCTTCTCCTCCTACAGCAACGATCGGAACGATCCCTCGCGCATCGCCGCCGCGCTGGGCCTGCCCGCGCTGCGCTTCTCCAACATGCAGTGGGGCGGCGGCGGGGGCGGCGGCTCCGCCGCGGTGGGCAACGCGGCGGCCGCGGTGGCGGGCGGCGTGGCCGACTGCGTGGTGGTGTTCCGCGCGCTCGCCC contains:
- a CDS encoding PQQ-dependent dehydrogenase, methanol/ethanol family, translated to MKRALSTALAALTLGALIGGASAQGKMENTPPERIKISAGKVDGAFIRANARTSRDWPSHGLDYAETRFSRLTQINADNVKVLGLVWAYDLESRRGVEATPLVVDGVMYVSASWSVVHAIDVRNGKRLWTYDPDVPREAGYKGCCDVVNRGVAVYKGRVYVATYDGRLVALDAVSGQVLWSKDTIIDRARSYTITGAPRVYKDKVIIGNGGAEYGVRGYVTAYDAATGAQRWRWFTVPGDPSKPFEDASMAKAAKTWDPSGKYWEAGGGGTPWDTMTFDPDLNLMYIGTGNGSPWARSKRSPAGGDNLYLGSIVALNPDTGKYVWHYQETPGENWDFTSTQPMILADLKIGGAPRKVILHAPKNGFFFVIDRTNGKFISAKNFVEGVNWATGYDKDGRPMETPEARLVDRPREIIPSPYGAHNWHPMSFNPMTGLVYLPVQNIPVNLMDNKNWTFGGNTPGEPHGGLGWNLAMYANVEPPKSKPFGRLVAWDPVNQKEAWRQEHVSPWNGGTLTTAGNLVFQGTADGRFIAYNATTGDKLWESATGTGVVAGPITYFVDGRQYVSVAVGWGGVYGVMHRATERRGPGTVYTFAIGSNARPPAFVEYQQGALVQGVKYDPAHVQEGTLLYVSNCVFCHGVPGVDRGGNIKNLGYSSADVISNMDKFVYRGPTMAVGMPDFTGKITPEQLEKIKAFIQGTADAIRPKN
- a CDS encoding peroxiredoxin, which translates into the protein MTAVRSGLRLALLSVVIAFGAIAAYVMLLGVPIVRNHPEGYVIAFALATFLPIFALWRGYRPRWPSWVALFISSLLLVAGAWFDFVGARVPDTPLAFRMGEAAPDFTLPDAAGRPVTLADYRGKKPVIVIFYRGYWUPFCMAELQGLGAQLSEAEQAGVEIVAISPDSNERSQQVAEGLHLDYRFLADRDLAVARRYGLIHSAGGPNGEDVPKPATIVVDRDGTVRWFKVAHNFQVRPDPGDVLKVVRSL
- a CDS encoding PLP-dependent aminotransferase family protein; translated protein: MLLNLREASGPLYRRVYHALKGMIRAGRLGPTARVPSTRALARDLGVSRNTVMLAYEQLAAEGYLVSRHRGATSVARVPAPRLAPVSARPAAAPRPAAVSAYARRLTERLQLAPQPPAARPALRYDFRYGRPAVDEFPRVIWRRLLAARARRTSSDALGYGGPAGHRPLREALSEYLGRARGVVSDPDRILIVNGTQQALDLIARVLLGPGDGAVVEEPHYPGATIPFEAVGARLLRVPVDGDGLDTSKLPPAAQRPRLAYVTPCHQFPSGVIMPLHRRLALLQWAARVGAWVVEDDYVSEFRYEGHPLEALQSLDRDERTLYLGSFSKTLFPALRVGYLVLPRPLVPAFLAAKWVADRFSAPLYQEALAELITSGRYERYLRRAGGRNARRRRALIEALRHHFGDRVEIAGENTGVHLVVWLNGLRPAELPSAIARAAKAGVGIYSVAPSYVEPPRRAGLLFGYASLSESEIGAGIRRLAEVFQGSVRE
- a CDS encoding nuclear transport factor 2 family protein — protein: MATKADDLATLETLNRGYLLAAEKRDVAWYAEHLAEDYRATNPDGSFVDKAGFLARFAKPHTMTDLRAPEVRIQHLGDTALIHASFEDTRPDGSHGRGRYTDIWQRRNGRWLCVSAHFTRC
- a CDS encoding nuclear transport factor 2 family protein, whose translation is MATATTTTDQAALEALNHEYIRSVSEADVRWFDANLSDDFVNSNPDCSLVDRAGFLAQIGRGSSVKSLAIEDVLVRVLGDVALIHARTTYLKADGQPGAGRYTDVWQKRGGRWICVAANVTRL
- a CDS encoding NAD(P)/FAD-dependent oxidoreductase, whose translation is MADATGARDVDAVIVGAGFAGLYMLHRLRGLGFSAQVFERGKGVGGTWYWNRYPGARCDVESMDYSFSFSPELEQEWEWTERYASQPEILKYANHVADRFDLKRDIQFETNVVSAAFDEAARRWTVRTDRGDLVSARFCVMATGCLSDLQVPPFKGVETFKGARYHTGSWPHEGVDFTGLQVGIIGTGSSAIQSIPIIAKQAAHLYVFQRTPNYSVPARNVPMDPEYQRSWKAEYPTHRQAARESRVGFVIERNDVSALSVSAEEREREYEKRWQRGGLGFAATYLDIQISQEANDTAAAFFRQKIHAIVRDPAVAELLTPKTYPLGTKRLCVDTDYYATFNRDNVTLVDVRTAPIEEITPDGLRTAAGRYTFDSLVFATGFDAMTGALLRIDIRGRDGISLKDKWSAGPRTYLGLTVAGFPNLFAITGPGSPSVLSNMLVSIEQHVDWIADCMAYLRARGRATIEATPESEDAWVDHVNAVGHMTLYPKAASWYTGANVLGKPRVFMPYVGGVGLYRQKCDEVAAKGYEGFRLG
- a CDS encoding MmcQ/YjbR family DNA-binding protein, with the protein product MATQRGGRRPAGKPAGARVGADPIGRLRAICLALPDTSEKVAWGEPTWRVGGRLFAQLDNHHHGADHLAVWLPAPLGEQEALVKADPARFFRPPYVGIRGWVGVRIDGRPSWTQVAALVEQAYRHVAPATKRRARG
- a CDS encoding GntR family transcriptional regulator, with the protein product MAVHRLEPGPPSLYFQLHQHLVERIRAGEFGPSVPLPTEMELCEQYGVSRITVRRALDALADERLISRRRGVRTFVVEPPVKSVALTGSLDDALSYSGNLSLKLLSTEEVRPSPVVAQALRLDAGESVRRLEAIAASAGEPFAYAEYYLPRAVSALFDPTDLQARVPVLRAIEQKLGRRITSASQTVEPVIADRAVADYLGMKPRAPLLKVVRTYFTAEDTPVKTDVVRYHPERYRYTVQLFSRRET
- a CDS encoding LLM class flavin-dependent oxidoreductase; the encoded protein is MKISAFHLMPHRELPADFEQKYESVWVTPPWHELAEPKRVGQYYNWTLDELLFAARAGFDGVCTNEHHQNAYGFMPSPNIMGAVMAKATNGSNVAIVQMGATLPTSNPPIRVAEEYAMLDCISGGRLVAGLPLGSPMDVNFCYGITPMEHRERYREAFALTLKAWQSREIFAWNGRYFQLANVNLWPRPIQQPHPPVWVPGSGSISTFDFAVEHDVCYCFLSYSGAKAAKSMMDGYWQVVTDRGKDANPYRAGFLQLVTVAETDAQAEEKYAKHVEYFYHKCLHWPPQYLSPPGNQDYRSLVSAVAKPLRYAVDPKALRYRDFVEKGYVISGSPATVRDRLKEEVVKGLNVGNLMVLLQIGSMPHELTLENMDLFAKKVLPELRGCWNEEGWVNHWWPAGLRDAVPAAVPAGAASRA
- a CDS encoding alpha/beta hydrolase, yielding MIREQTLSVWQNRVRMRVLSDGAGPPLVYYHGPWGLTWDPFLGELATRFTVYAPEHPGTSPSAHDDIYHLDNLWDLVLCHEELLTALKLDAVAMAGHSFGGMVACEMAAAYPRRVRRLALIAPLGFWRDAEPVKNWMMVNPTDMPGWVFRDAGSEAAKAMIGPTEPPDAAAAARVKLMWAMGATGKFLWPIPDKGLKKRIHRVTAPTLLVWGKDDRILPPVYADEFTQRIPGARLQTVADAGHAPQVEQPGAVARIVGEFLGG